A stretch of the Chelonoidis abingdonii isolate Lonesome George chromosome 11, CheloAbing_2.0, whole genome shotgun sequence genome encodes the following:
- the SAE1 gene encoding SUMO-activating enzyme subunit 1 → MKGLGAEVAKNLILAGVKGLTMLDHQQVSQQDTRAQFLIPVGSLGRNRAEASLERAQNLNPMVDVKADPENIENKAEDFFTQFDAVCLTCCSRCVMVKVDQICHRNGIKFFTGDIFGYYGSMFANLGAHEFVEEKTKVTKASQGVEDGPDTKKAKLDSTETTMVKKRVVFCQLKEALAVDWSSEKAKAALKRTAPDYFLLQVLLKFRADKGRDPLPESYAEDAELLLQIRNEVLDSLGVGVGLLPDDFVSYCFSEMAPVCAVLGGVLGQEVVKALSQRDPPHNNFFFFDGIKGNGVVECLGPH, encoded by the exons GTATCGCAGCAGGACACTAGAGCTCAGTTCCTGATTCCCGTGGGCTCGTTGGGCCGCAACAGAGCCGAAGCCTCTTTGGAACGGGCTCAGAACCTCAACCCCATGGTAGACGTGAAAGCTGACCCGGAGAATATCGAAAACAAAGCTGAAGATTTCTTTACTCAGTTTGATGCT GTGTGCCTGACGTGCTGCTCCCGCTGCGTCATGGTGAAGGTCGATCAGATCTGCCACAGAAATGGCATCAAGTTCTTCACTGGGGATATCTTTGGCTACTATGGCTCCATGTTCGCCAACCTGGGGGCACACGAGTTTGTGGA agagaagaCCAAGGTCACCAAAGCCAGCCAGGGAGTGGAAGACGGGCCCGACACCAAAAAAGCCAAGCTTGATTCAACAGAGACAACCATGGTGAAAAAG CGGGTGGTTTTCTGCCAGCTGAAGGAAGCGCTGGCAGTCGACTGGAGCAGTGAGAAGGCAAAGGCAGCCCTGAAGCGCACCGCCCCGGACTACTTCCTGCTCCAGG tgCTGCTGAAGTTCCGGGCGGATAAAGGGAGGGACCCGTTGCCAGAGAGCTATGCCGAAGACGCCGAGCTTCTGCTGCAGATCCGAAATGAGGTGCTGGACTCCCTGGGCGTCGGTGTGGGCCTGCTGCCCGATGACTTCGTCAG CTATTGCTTCTCTGAAATGGCTCCCGTCTGCGCAGTGCTTGGAGGGGTCCTGGGACAGGAGGTCGTCAAG gcCCTTTCCCAGCGGGATCCACCCCACAACAACTTCTTCTTCTTCGATGGCATCAAAGGGAACGGGGTCGTTGAGTGCCTGGGTCCCCACTGA